The nucleotide sequence GTTTTCTTCAAATGGGTCGTGAGAAGCGTCAATCATCACAGAAGTAAACCCTGCATGAATCGCTTTTGCACATGCTTCAAAGCTGGAACCGTGGTCTAAGTGGATCGCAACTGGAACAGTTGTTCCGTATTCTTCCATTAAAGATTTCACCATCGCTACCACAACTTTAAATCCACCCATATATCTTCCGGCGCCTTCGGAGACACCTAAAATGACAGGAGATTTCTCTTCTTCTGCTGCTTGCAAAATAGCTTGAACATATTCAAGGTTATTGATATTGAATTGCCCTACAGCATAGCTGTTTTCTTTTGCATTAATCAGCATTTCTTTCATTGATACTAATGGCATTGTATTTCCTCCTTGTGGATAATATGCAAAAATAATAACAATCAATCATTAGTCAATTACAACGTTTTGATTGGATACAGTATAAGAATACCAACTTGACCGTGATGGTGCAACAAACAACACTGCGATATGTTATTTTTTTCACAATGAAAAACTAGTGTCCTTATAATGGTTCAAAAAGGTGGATAACAACTTATCTTGTAAGCATCTGAATGTAAGTGCTACCAAATATTTTTATCACTCGTCCTTCAAATCTTCTTAACATTCTAGGCGGCGCTGCTTCTAGTTGCTTTTACATACATACGCTCAGAGAAGCAAGTCGACGAAGAAATACAAAAGTGAAGGACTTTTTGAACATCCTCTGTATTAGTATCTACAGGAAAGGTTCGGTTATGATTCTTCTCTCAACAAACGATTAATATGTTCTCTAGCTTCATCCACATCAAATGGTTTTGCAAATACTTCCTTTACTTGTTCAAATCGTTCCGTATGTAAGGTTGCCTCTTCTACTAATCCGCTCATCATAATAGCAGGAATATTTTCTCCTTGCTCCTCGAGGTGGGTTAACAATGTAGGTCCGTCCATAATAGGTAGCTTATAATCAATAAGCATAAGATCTGGTCTTTTCTGTTTAATTTTATCAAGGGCATCCTTGCCGTTTTCTGCTGTCATTACTTCGTGCCCCTCTGCCTTTACCACTTCTTCTAACAGCATACGAATCCCCATTTGATCATCAACAATCATTACTGTCTTTTTCATTGCCAACTGCCCCCTATACACTTTTGCTACAACGTTCGTTTTTATGATTTTTACTATATGGTCATTTTCTACTCTGTTCTGTTCTATATAAAAATCAGAATTCCTGCCATCAGTATGCAATTTAACCTATATTCAACAAAATTTTTCCATAATTATGGATTATTTGCTATTTTTCTTGCTGTGAGGGTTGGGTTGGTTTTTTCATTGGTGGTTGGATGTCGGCGTTCGTGGGCGGGATTCCGGCGGTTTTTTTATTATTTCGGCGATTCTACTGATATTCCGGCGGTTTCTCGGTTTTTCCGGCGTTTATATTTTTTCCGGCGTTCACGGGCGGGATTCCGGCGGTTTTATTATTATTTCGGCGATTCTACGGATATTTCGGCGGTTCTACGGATATTCCGGCGGTTTCTCGACTTTTCCGGCGATTATATTTTTTCCGGCGGTCGCGGGCGGGATTCCGGCGGTTTTTTTATTATTCCGGCGATTCTACGGATATTTCGGCGGTTTCCCGTTTATTCCTGCGTTTGTATTTTCGACATTCACAGGCTAGTTCCCGACCAAACAAAAACCCCGCACCGCATTGGGTACGAGGTTTACAATGTTATTTATTTTTCACAGATGCACCGATAAATCCGTAGAACAATCTTTGTGGACGATTTGGTCTGGATTTAAATTCTGGGTGGAACTGGGAAGCTACGAACCATGGATGGTCACTCAATTCGATGGTTTCAATTAATTTCCCATCAGGGCTTGTCCCTGAAAATACAAATCCTTTTGCTTCCATTTGCTCTCTGTAATGGTTGTTGAATTCGAAACGATGACGGTGACGTTCATAAACGACATCTTCATTCCCATAAGCTTCTTTCGTTTTCGTTCCGTCTTTCAATCGGCAAGGATACACACCAAGACGAAGGGTTCCACCTAAATCCGAAACATCTTTTTGCTCTGGGAGCAAATCGATAATTGGATGTGGGGTGTTTGGATCAATTTCCGCTGAGTGTGCCCCTTCTAAGTTAAGAACATTACGCGCGAACTCAACCGTTGCCAGCTGCATACCTAAACAAATACCTAAGAATGGGATTTGGTTCTCTCTCGCATAACGGGTTGCTGTTATCTTCCCTTCAACCCCACGATCACCAAACCCGCCTGGCACAAGGATTCCATCAACTCCTGAAAGTTGGTCCTCTACATTTTCTTCCGTTACACCTTCCGCATTTACCCAACGAATATCAATATCGGCATCGTATTGATAGCCAGCGTGCTTCAAAGCTTCCACAACCGAAATGTAAGCATCCGGAAGCTCGACATATTTTCCGACTAGGCCAATCGTAACCGTCTTCGTTAAATTACGGACTTTTTCCGTTAAGGCAATCCATTCGGACATGTCGGCAGGACTACAATCGAAACCAAAGTGATCACACGTAATTTGATCTAAATGCTGTGCTTGAAGCTCTAGTGGGATATCATATAGATTTTCAGAGTCGCCAGCTTCAATTACGGCTTTTTCATCAATGTCACAGAATAAAGCGATTTTTTCCTTCATTTCTTGACTAATGGTTTTTTCCGTACGAAGAACGATAACATCTGGTTGGATACCTAGGGATCGCAATTCTTTGACGCTATGCTGTGTTGGCTTCGTTTTTAGCTCTCCAGCTGCTTGGATGTATGGAACTAATGTACAGTGTAGATACATGACGTTCTCGCGTCCAATATCACTTTTGATTTGGCGGATTGCTTCAAGGAACGGCAGAGATTCAATATCCCCAACTGTACCTCCGATTTCGGTAATCACGATATCGGCATTTGTTTGTTGGCCGGCACGGAACACTTTATCTTTAATTTCGTTTGTAATATGTGGGATAACTTGAACGGTTCCACCTAAGTAATCGCCACGTCTTTCTTTTTTAATGACCGTAGAGTAAATCTTACCCGTCGTGACGTTGCTATACTCGTTCAGGTTTATATCAATAAACCTTTCATAGTGCCCTAGGTCTAAGTCCGTTTCAGCACCATCCTCTGTTACGAACACTTCCCCATGTTGGTAGGGACTCATGGTTCCAGGGTCTACATTGATATATGGATCAAATTTTTGAATCGTTACCTTTAATCCACGGTTTTTGAGCAATCGACCTAACGATGCCGCTGTAATCCCTTTTCCAATCGATGACACTACTCCACCTGTTACAAAAATATACTTTGTCACCTTTTCATCCCTCTTTCTATGTTTATTTACAAAAGCGACTTCTGAAGTTGAAGGGCCTTGTTTTCCTATATCTGTAAGCTCCTTTACTCGAGCCTTCGTTATGTGGGGGAAAATAAGAAAAGCGCTCCCTAATATAGGGAACGCTTTATACGTCATGTAATGAATAGAGCCCAAATAAAATAATACTGATTTCTATCTCGAAAGTCAATAATCAGACTAAATTAATCTTCGTCTTCCTCATCATCATCGTCGGCGTCATCATCGGAATCGTCGTCGAAGTCTTCCTCATCATCGAAATCATCGTCTTCGTCTTCGTCGAAGTCAGAATCATCACTCGATTTATCAAAGTCGTAATCTTCCTCGTCATCTACATCGGAATCTTCTACATCATCGTCTTCCAGATCGAAGTCTTCCTCATCTAAATCAAGATCTTCTTCTACTACTTCATCAAAATTTTCTTTTTTCTTTTTCGTAGCTTTTTTCTTTTTCTTCTTCGGCTCAAGGTTGATCTCTTCTTCGATTTGTTCAACTGGATACCAACGCTTTAGTCCCCAGATGTTAGAACCGATTGTTAGGAAACGACCATCCGTATTTAAATCTGTATAGTATTGTGCAATATAATCATCTTTTTCTTGTTTGGAAAACTCTTTGATTTTTGCAATGCGATCAAACAATTCTCTAAAATCTAATGCCTTGTTTTCTTCTATTAATATTAGGTTTGCAATTTCAATCATAGAAAGATCCAACAATTCTTCACGACTATAATCTTTAAGGCTCACGTTCAAGCACTCCCTTTATGTAAATATTTATATATTTTTTCCACAGTTTCTCGATGTCATACACAGTCTATGTAAGTCTACCAATCCATTATAGGGTTATGATTTTTAAAATGCAATAACTACACAAAAGAGGATTCGCTCGGTTAGCGGACTGCCCCTGGCCAAGTCAGATGGTTCGACATGCACACTATGTGGCTGTTTTAATCAACTATATTTTGTCGGAGAAAAAGGAAACATCCCCCTTCAAACGGTAAGCTGACGTAAGGCACTGGCGCCTGCTTATAGTTGGTTTTCCAGGGATAACAAGCAAAGTTTTTCTTACTTTCCTGAAAGGATCTTGTCCGCATGTTATGGTAGAAAACCGGAGTTTTCATGATATTTTGTCGAACAATGGGCTAAGATACTAAAAAAGGAGGCAATTATGAAAGAGGTCATTCTAGCATTGATAACTGGCTTCATTGTCGGATTCATATTTGCTTGGGTAAAGCTTCCCATTCCCGCTCCACCAGCTCTCGCTGGCGTAACTGGAATCATTGGAATCTATTTGGGATTCAAAGTATTTGAATGGATTGGTCCAGCTCTGCAAAAACTGTTTTAATGTATGAGAATGCTAAAGACTTGTGTCTCTAGCATTCTTTTTTAATCAAGCTTGGTCATGACCCATGTTCCGATGTCTTCAAAACCAATTCGCTTATAAATAGCTCCTGCTTCTGGATTATCATAAAACAGACAGAGTTCTTTTCCTTCGTCTAACAAATCTGTACAAAGCTTCGTTAAGCAAATCGTCGCATAGCCTTTCCGTTTTGCTTTCTCCACGGTTCCAACTGCTACGATCATTGCAGACAAGCTGTTTTCTGCTTCTGTGGCTGCAGTGGATACCATTTCCCCATCTTCTTCTATAAAGAATATACGAGATACCCCTTTTTCTATGTTTCGTTTTTTCGATTCTAGGTTAATGTCAGAGTTGACAAACTCCGGAATGGCTGTCATCAAATTTCTCCAGCCAATTAAGTCCTCTGTCCCCGCTAGCTTAACTCGCTCTGTCGGAAGGTCTGGAAGCTTCTTTTTATCAGAGCATTTCGCATAGTACATTTCTCGGGTAAACGTAATAGGCTTCTGGATATAAGGGGTTACCTGATCCGTAACTTGTTTTAATCCTGAAACATGCACCCCCGCTTCCGCTTCATTGATAATGTGAGCAAATCCTTCCGCATCAAATGTCCCCTCTGCAAAAGGAATGAAGTTTTTCTCATAGCGCAACAGAACAGCTCTCAAACTTCCATCCTCTTCAAAATCACCCCATAAGGTTTGAAAGGGTTGATCATAACCAAATGCCTCAATATCTCCAATTATGAATAGGTTTTCTGCTGGATATTTTTTGATTAATTGCTGACACTGTACATCATCTTGAGCTGTTAGTTGCCTAATCATTTCCGATCATCTCCAAATTATGTTTCCGAACATCATAGCACGGTGTCCTAGAAGAGTAAACGGAAAAATGAAAAAAATCTCACAAAAGTGAGATTTTTTCTGTTACATACGCTCCGGAGCGGTGACACCAATCAATCTTAAGCCGTTTGCTATCGTAATTTTAACAGCTTGCATTAAGGCAACTCTAGCTTTAGTTAGTTCTTCATTTTCTGGATTTAATACTTTCTCTGCATTATAGAAGCTGTGTAAACTAGAAGCCAAATCAAAAAGGTATTGTGTAATGCGATGCGGAGTTCGATTTTCAGCAGCATCCATTACAACTTGTGTGAATTCCCCTAACCGTTTCAATAAGTCTATTTCTTTTTCAGTATCTAATAATTTTGGATCAAAATCTTTCGCCATTCTAAATCCTTTTTCCTCTGCTTGGCCTAGCATCGTGCAGACACGAGCGTGGGCATATTGCACATAAAAAACTGGATTTTCATTGGAATTCGATTTTGCTAAATCCATGTCAAAATCTAAATGTGAATCGCTGGAGCGCATGACGAAGAAATAGCGCATCGCATCAACGCCAACTTCCTCCATCAATTCTCTTAACGTGACAGCTTTTCCTGTTCGTTTACTCATTTTCACCTTTTCGCCATTCTGGAAAAGGTTGACCATTTGGATAATCTCAACCTCCAACGTGTTCGGTTGGTATCCAAGTGCTTGGATGGCTGCTTTCATACGTGGAATATACCCATGATGGTCCGCTCCCCAAATGTTAATCAGCGTTTCAAAACCACGGTCTAGCTTATCTTTATGGTAAGAAATATCCGGCGTTAAGTAGGTGTATGTTCCGTCTTGTTTCACTAACACACGATCTTTATCATCTCCAAAGTCTGTGGAACGGAACCAGGTTGCCCCATCTTCTTCATAGACAAAGCCTTTTTCTTTTAGCACATCCAAGGCTGCTGTAATGGCATTATTTTCATATAAGGATGTTTCAGAGAACCAATTATCGAATGGAACTCGAAACTGCATTAGATCCTTTTCCAACTTGGCTAGCTCATAGTTTAATCCGTAGGACCTAAAGTAAGCGAGCCTTTCCTTACGATCTGCTTCAACCCACTTATTCCCTTCTTGTTCCGCTAGCTCTTTCCCTAACTCAATAATGTCCTTTCCATGATAGCCATCCTCTGGCATATCCCATGCTTGATCCAATGCTTGAATATAACGTGCTTCCACAGATAAAGCTAGATTTTCTATCTGATTTCCAGCGTCATTAATGTAATATTCTCGCGCTACGTCATATCCAGCATAATCTAAAATATTGCAAAGGGAATCTCCGACTGCAGCGCCACGAGCATGTCCTAAGTGGAGGTCTCCTGTAGGGTTCGCCGACACAAACTCCACTTGAATTTTATGACCATTGCCTGCTTCTGATCTCCCATACTGATCTTCTGCTTCGATAATTGTTGAAACTAAATCAGTTAAGTACGTATTGTTCATGAAAAAATTAATAA is from Radiobacillus kanasensis and encodes:
- a CDS encoding response regulator — encoded protein: MKKTVMIVDDQMGIRMLLEEVVKAEGHEVMTAENGKDALDKIKQKRPDLMLIDYKLPIMDGPTLLTHLEEQGENIPAIMMSGLVEEATLHTERFEQVKEVFAKPFDVDEAREHINRLLREES
- a CDS encoding CTP synthase, giving the protein MTKYIFVTGGVVSSIGKGITAASLGRLLKNRGLKVTIQKFDPYINVDPGTMSPYQHGEVFVTEDGAETDLDLGHYERFIDINLNEYSNVTTGKIYSTVIKKERRGDYLGGTVQVIPHITNEIKDKVFRAGQQTNADIVITEIGGTVGDIESLPFLEAIRQIKSDIGRENVMYLHCTLVPYIQAAGELKTKPTQHSVKELRSLGIQPDVIVLRTEKTISQEMKEKIALFCDIDEKAVIEAGDSENLYDIPLELQAQHLDQITCDHFGFDCSPADMSEWIALTEKVRNLTKTVTIGLVGKYVELPDAYISVVEALKHAGYQYDADIDIRWVNAEGVTEENVEDQLSGVDGILVPGGFGDRGVEGKITATRYARENQIPFLGICLGMQLATVEFARNVLNLEGAHSAEIDPNTPHPIIDLLPEQKDVSDLGGTLRLGVYPCRLKDGTKTKEAYGNEDVVYERHRHRFEFNNHYREQMEAKGFVFSGTSPDGKLIETIELSDHPWFVASQFHPEFKSRPNRPQRLFYGFIGASVKNK
- the argS gene encoding arginine--tRNA ligase, whose amino-acid sequence is MNIFIQMQETLKQEIEQAVLQANLATKEQLPEIILEQPKDKSHGDYATNIAMQLARIAKKAPRQIAEEIKASLNLEKASIKEVDIAGPGFINFFMNNTYLTDLVSTIIEAEDQYGRSEAGNGHKIQVEFVSANPTGDLHLGHARGAAVGDSLCNILDYAGYDVAREYYINDAGNQIENLALSVEARYIQALDQAWDMPEDGYHGKDIIELGKELAEQEGNKWVEADRKERLAYFRSYGLNYELAKLEKDLMQFRVPFDNWFSETSLYENNAITAALDVLKEKGFVYEEDGATWFRSTDFGDDKDRVLVKQDGTYTYLTPDISYHKDKLDRGFETLINIWGADHHGYIPRMKAAIQALGYQPNTLEVEIIQMVNLFQNGEKVKMSKRTGKAVTLRELMEEVGVDAMRYFFVMRSSDSHLDFDMDLAKSNSNENPVFYVQYAHARVCTMLGQAEEKGFRMAKDFDPKLLDTEKEIDLLKRLGEFTQVVMDAAENRTPHRITQYLFDLASSLHSFYNAEKVLNPENEELTKARVALMQAVKITIANGLRLIGVTAPERM
- a CDS encoding GNAT family N-acetyltransferase, which encodes MIRQLTAQDDVQCQQLIKKYPAENLFIIGDIEAFGYDQPFQTLWGDFEEDGSLRAVLLRYEKNFIPFAEGTFDAEGFAHIINEAEAGVHVSGLKQVTDQVTPYIQKPITFTREMYYAKCSDKKKLPDLPTERVKLAGTEDLIGWRNLMTAIPEFVNSDINLESKKRNIEKGVSRIFFIEEDGEMVSTAATEAENSLSAMIVAVGTVEKAKRKGYATICLTKLCTDLLDEGKELCLFYDNPEAGAIYKRIGFEDIGTWVMTKLD
- the rpoE gene encoding DNA-directed RNA polymerase subunit delta → MSLKDYSREELLDLSMIEIANLILIEENKALDFRELFDRIAKIKEFSKQEKDDYIAQYYTDLNTDGRFLTIGSNIWGLKRWYPVEQIEEEINLEPKKKKKKATKKKKENFDEVVEEDLDLDEEDFDLEDDDVEDSDVDDEEDYDFDKSSDDSDFDEDEDDDFDDEEDFDDDSDDDADDDDEEDED
- a CDS encoding XapX domain-containing protein, producing MKEVILALITGFIVGFIFAWVKLPIPAPPALAGVTGIIGIYLGFKVFEWIGPALQKLF